The following coding sequences are from one Paenibacillus sp. JDR-2 window:
- a CDS encoding response regulator, translating to MYKVLIVDDEFYFRQALKISLPWSELGFQIAGEAKNGAEALELMSEVEPDVVLVDMNMPIMDGLEFIHKAKERDQKTKFLVLSGHSEFAYARQAVQLGVSNYVLKPINEEELQSSLLNIKELIRSERLGELELDDLRKQASEGFSFMKEQVLNDWLQGSSRSRPQQNRLHDLGIPQEGLHYRTVVVDLDADEERHPDEGMTIPKAKVQEIAKRCMQSAFHCVSCQDQEGRLVLILGAPEGSFNNLETICQRIRLTVQNDTAYTVTIGLGNGCDTYESIPSSYKEAIIALKHRFIWGGNKVFVHSLKVEPGMKTGLYSVEKRSGLLMLMRIGNRTETEEWLVRFFQDARVQNASMEMLLLAGIEVVSTCLEFLAEASQSFESVFRDTTQPDMIQHVQRMKTINELEEWIHDLILKAMNHVHSRKTNRAVKVIEEVKAYISNHYGNEELRIEDIARSVHMNYNHLCFVFKKETTFTINDYLTEIRIIKAKELFDQGEKVIQNVANRVGYADANYFSKCFKKYMGITPSKYVNQIQ from the coding sequence GTGTACAAAGTGCTTATCGTCGATGATGAATTCTACTTCAGGCAAGCCTTGAAGATTTCGCTGCCCTGGAGCGAGCTGGGGTTCCAAATAGCGGGTGAAGCCAAAAACGGGGCGGAAGCGCTGGAGCTGATGTCCGAGGTAGAGCCGGATGTTGTCTTAGTCGATATGAATATGCCGATCATGGATGGATTGGAATTTATACATAAAGCCAAGGAACGCGACCAGAAAACAAAATTTCTGGTGTTGTCGGGTCACAGCGAATTTGCGTATGCCAGGCAGGCCGTGCAATTGGGGGTTTCTAACTATGTGCTGAAACCGATTAATGAAGAAGAGCTCCAAAGCTCTTTGCTGAATATAAAAGAGTTGATACGATCGGAGCGTCTGGGCGAGCTTGAATTGGACGATCTGAGAAAGCAGGCAAGCGAAGGCTTTTCTTTCATGAAGGAACAAGTGCTCAATGATTGGCTGCAGGGCAGCTCCAGATCACGACCGCAGCAGAACCGATTGCACGATTTGGGAATACCGCAGGAAGGTTTGCATTACCGGACGGTTGTCGTCGATCTGGATGCAGACGAGGAGAGACATCCTGACGAGGGGATGACCATTCCTAAAGCAAAGGTGCAGGAAATCGCTAAGCGCTGCATGCAAAGCGCTTTTCACTGCGTTAGTTGTCAGGATCAAGAAGGGCGTCTGGTTCTAATCTTAGGTGCGCCTGAAGGTTCCTTCAACAATCTGGAAACGATATGCCAAAGGATTCGATTAACCGTTCAGAACGATACAGCCTATACGGTTACGATAGGCTTAGGCAATGGCTGCGATACGTATGAGTCCATCCCAAGTTCATATAAGGAAGCGATAATCGCCTTGAAGCATCGGTTTATATGGGGCGGCAACAAGGTGTTCGTTCACTCCTTGAAGGTGGAACCCGGAATGAAGACCGGATTGTACTCGGTGGAGAAAAGAAGCGGCTTGCTGATGCTCATGCGAATCGGAAATAGGACCGAGACGGAAGAATGGCTCGTCCGATTTTTTCAGGATGCCCGCGTTCAGAATGCCTCTATGGAAATGCTGCTCCTTGCCGGAATCGAAGTCGTATCCACATGCCTTGAATTCTTAGCTGAAGCGTCGCAAAGCTTTGAGAGTGTTTTCCGGGATACGACGCAGCCCGACATGATACAGCACGTTCAGCGAATGAAGACCATCAACGAATTGGAGGAGTGGATACACGATCTGATTCTAAAGGCGATGAATCATGTGCATAGCCGCAAAACCAATAGAGCCGTCAAAGTCATTGAGGAGGTTAAGGCGTATATTTCGAATCACTACGGCAATGAGGAATTGCGAATCGAAGATATCGCCAGAAGCGTCCATATGAATTACAATCATCTCTGCTTTGTGTTCAAAAAGGAAACGACCTTTACAATTAATGACTACCTGACCGAAATACGGATTATTAAAGCGAAAGAGCTGTTTGATCAGGGAGAGAAGGTTATCCAAAACGTAGCGAACCGGGTGGGCTATGCCGACGCCAATTATTTCAGCAAATGCTTCAAAAAGTATATGGGGATCACGCCCAGCAAATATGTAAATCAAATCCAATAG